TTGAAATTAGCAGGCATACTGATAATTGGCTTCGCAGGATTCAGCAGGTCAGTTCCCGGCATAAAAGTGAGCGACTTGTTTAAGCTTATAGACGAAGCTATGGTATAGGTTTCTCCTCTCTTTAATAAGATAATACTGCCTGAAGGAACATCAGGAATTGTATCTGACAGAATTGATGGAACCCCTGTAATTTCACGCAAGTCAATCAGGTTACCTGTTAATGCAATTTTGGTTGAGAAATCAGCCCATCCACGAACGGTTGCACCGCTGTATAAATAAATAATGTAAGCAGTGGCTGCATTTAAACCCGATACTACTTTATAAGAATTGGTAACATCAGCAGGAAGCAGTGTAATATCTTTTGCAACAGAACTGTCGGATGCAAGTAGTATTTTGATACCGGTTACAACTGCTCCACTTGTTGCCCAGCTTACTTTCACTGCATTATCAGCAATTTCACCCGAAGAAGGGATATTTAAAATTGTCGGGAAACGTGCTGTTTTTATTGCACCAAGGCTTGCAATTCCAGAGTTGTGGCTCGTATCTTTTGCATTCGCCTTTACCTGTACCTGGTATAATTTTTCCCATTTCAGATTTTCAAATAAAACATAATTGGTATCAACAACCAATGTAGCAGCAATTGTCTTAAATGTATCAGTACTGATTTGTGCAGTATAAGAATCTGCTCATTTTACAGCCTGCCAGGAAGCCTTAATCCAGTTGCCTTCAGAGGCAAGCGCTTCTTTTAGTACGGGTCTGAATAATCGTGGTGCTTCACCCGGATCCTCTACCTTTTTGCAGGCAGCAATCACCAGTATTGCAACCATTGATATATATATTATTTTCTTCATTTCGTTTTGTTATTAGTCGTGAATGAAATGGTTAATTAGTATCCGTACTGATTTTGTAAAACACCCTGGCTGCTTGACAGAACAGAATTATGCAATGGCAAAATATACCGCAATGGTGCAGAACCTGTATTATCTGTATATCCCCTCCATGTGTTTAGAATAAAAGCAGCCGGACCTGCTGTGGTTGAGTTATACATTGACAGTGTCCAGCTTAATCTTGTATAACCATTTGGGTTATCGCCCGGTGCCGGTGAATTAATAATTGGCGGCGCCACGGCTGGTTTCGTAAACTTATTAAACCAAATAATATTCTTGCTCACAGTTGTTGAATCTCTTTTGTAATACAAATAATCGGGAAGTTGCGAGTAAGCTCCTGTTCCTGAATTTGCAGCAATACCCATTTCAGTTAATGCATTTCTTGTTTCGGCTATTTTTTTGCTGAAAAGATTCCAACGGGCAAGATCATATTTGCGTAAGCACTCTCCGCCAAATTCCCATGCCCGTTCATTTACGATCGCATTAAAAAACGCCTGTTTACTGGATGATACAGATGTAATATAGTTCTCAACTTTATCAGTCCACTGTGATGCATCAAAAGCTCTCTGACGAACTTTACGCAACGCACTCTGAGCTACTGCAGTTGGTCCGTTTATTTCATTTTCACTTTCAGCAAGAAGCAATAACACATCAGAGTAACGCATTACAGACCAGTTAATACCTGTTCCTTTTGCAGAAGCGGGACCGAGTGATGAAGGCACCAGCATCCTGTTCCATTTACCCGGTGCAATTGATCCAGAGCCAGCTGGTTGCTGAATCAAATCTTTATCAAAATAGATAAGAGAGCATGTTACCGGTAAACGTTTATCAAGTGTATCGAAGGAATGATAATAGGTAAGAGGAAAAGAAAGATAATTTGAACCGGCACCATAAGGATGTGTACCACCATCTACCCTGATACCATTATTCCAGGCAACATCTCCAAAGCCGGGATGAAAAGCCACTTCATATAAAATATCACTGTTGAGTGGTTTTATATATTTGTTCTGATTCATAAATACAGTGGCAAACTCAGGAAGTGCTCTGGGCTTCTGATCAACCAGGTTTTTTGCATATGTATTTGCCAGTTGTATATAAGTTAGATAATCATCTTTACGTTTCATCGTCATATCAGGATATAACCAGTAACCTCCACGCATCATGGATAAACGTGCAATCAAACCAATTACAAATTCCCTGTTGATCCGTTCTATTCCATAATCAAGATTTTCGGCCCATGACATTTTGGGTTCAATATCAATTAAATCATTGATGAGGAAAGTAAGAATTGTATCCCGGCCTGTCCTTGCTAAATAAAAATTATCACCCGCTCTTGAAGGTGTTGTTTTAAACGGCACATCGCCCCAATGATTCATGAGCCAGTAATACCATAAAGCTCTCAGTGCTCTTGTTTCACCCAGCAGATTATTATAAACGGCATTGGTCGGGTCTTTTGCCAGTGATACTTCCATCAGTCCTTTTTCACATTCATTGGCTCTGTTGATTGCATTATAGGCATTGTTCCATACCGTAAGCAAATCAGCATTTGTCGGTGTGCATTCAAATGACCAGATATCCCTGCGGGAGTTATCAGGCGAAGCTGCAACACCTCCGTACTCAACATCGGTATTCCCTGTAAAATTGTTTGAAAGTCTTGAAGTGTATGCATCCTGGTTAAAGAGTGCATATACGCTGTTGACCGTTTTTTTAGCATCTGTTTCACTGCCGAATACATACTCCGGAGTGAACAGTGACGGGGAGTCGGCTGTTAAAAATTTCTTACAGGAAGAAAGCGTTACTCCCGCAAAAATTGTCAGTATAATGAATAATTTTTTCATATTAATTATTTGAGTTTTTATTATCAGAACGTTACGTTAAGTCCCAATGTATAGTTCCGGCTTTTTGGGTATGAAGAATAATCAACACCCGGTGTAAGCTGTGAATACGAACTGCTTCTTATAGAACTTACTTCCGGATCATAACCTGAATATTTTGTCCATAATAACGCATTATAAACTGTTGCATAAATTCTCAATTTCGTCATCCCCACTCTTGAAATTACTTTCTTCGGCAGTGAATATCCAAGCGACACATTATTCAAACGTAAGAAGGACCCATCTTCAACAGCCCATGAATGAAATACAGGTGTGGCATTACCAAAAGAAAATGGTGACCAAATTGTAGCGTTGGCATTTAATTTCCCCAGCTCGGTTAAATCTGTAACCAGGTTACCGGCAGCATCAATGTATTTAAAGCGGTTGTCAGAGTTCACTGTATTCAGCATATTACCATAAGTAGTTCTGTAAAACTGGTTGAAAGATATTTTTCCTGTATTGTAAATATCATTGCCATACACCCAGTTAAACTGTGCCATGAAATCAAAATTTCTGAACACTGCATTTAACCCGAAACCACCTGAATGTTTTGGCAGTGCACTTCCTATTATCTGCCTGTCAGCAGCTGTAATTACACCATCCCCATTCAAATCTTTTATTTTGGTAACACCGGGCCTTGTACTTATACCACCAAGGAATGATCCTATACTTGGTACTCCTGCTTTCAGAACATATGCTCTTGTAACAGAATTATAACTGTCAAAATCTGCTGTTGTGTACATTCCATCTGTAACATATCCATACATCAAACCAATTGTTTGTCCTACATATACCCTGTAATCATCCTGCGTTTTCAAATCAGTTCCTGCCCAGTTCGACATAAATGGTTTTTCATTCACACCATCCAGCCTGTCAATTTTTGCTTTATTTATACCAATATTAAAATTAGCTGATAACTGAAAGTCTTTCTTTTGAATCAGCACTGCATTCAGAGCCAGCTCAACACCTTTGTTAGATGTTTGACCAACATTCTGCTGCTGTCTTGAAAACCCCGTAATTTGAGGAATATCGGATTCAACCAGCAAATCTTTTGTTGTGTTCCAGTAAAGATCAAGTCCTCCGCTCAATCTGCTGTTGAAAAGGGTAAAATCAAATCCGGCATTTCGTGTAATGGTTGTTTCCCAGGCTATGAGAGGGTTTGGCAGCAAGGATGAAGAATATCCGTAATAAGGTTGTGCTACATCACCAAAGCCAATAGGCCGGTTATCTGTTGGCTGAAACAGTACACGGAATAAATCATTATCGAGCCTGTTATTACCTGCTTCGCCATAACTTAATCTGAATTTTAAGTCATCCACCCATTTTACGTCTTCCATAAATTCTTCGCTTGACATGCGCCATGCAAATGCAGCAGCAGGGAACAAGCCCCATTGCTTGCCTGCCGCAAATTTAGTTGAACCATCAGCCCTTGCTGTTAAAGTAAGCAGGTATCTTGAATCATACTGATAGGTTGCCCGTCCAAAAAAAGAAGCCAGTTTTGCTCCTGCAAAAACAGTTGTTGTATGCCTGTCAGGAGTACCCAGCGTCATGTTTGCAAAAAGATTCTCAGGTTGAATATTCTCAGCAAAATATTTTGCACGGTTAAATTCTGAAAATCCCATACCGGTAGCCAAAATTTCCTGCCCGCCTAGTACTGAAAAATCATGCTTTCCTATATGACTTTTATAGTTCAGTGTATTCGTGAACCGGTAGCCTCTTGTATTTGAATTGGTGATTTCGCCTAAAGGAAGATTTCCACCTGCGTTTCTTGATTCACCGGTTAATGGCCCGTAATACCGTTTGGCCTGGCCCATTCCTAAATCAAGACCAAACTCTGAACGGAAAGAAAGATCTTTAAGGATTGCCCATGTTAATGCAACATTCATATTTAAGGTGTTGCTTAATCTTTTGCGGTAATCCTGTTCAATTAATTTTGATGGATTAATTAAACTTTTCAGGAATTGCTCATAATCATCATCAGTTCCGGTAGGATCAAGTTCAATAATGTCAGCCAGACCGTTTACCGGACGGGTTGTGATTGCATCACCAATTCTGAAACTGGATGTACCGGAAGAACCGGCCCCGTCTATTACAGTATTTACAAAACGTGAAGTGAAATCAAACTTTAACGAGTTTGAAGCATCATGATTTAATTTAAAGTTGAGATAATTACGCTGATATCCAGATCCGGGCATCAAACCCTGGTCGGTATTATTTGTTGCACTAAAACTGAATTTTGTTTTTGTTGTACCGCCTGTAATACTCAGGTTATGCTGTTGTGAAAAAACAGGTTTGCCAAATAACTCTTTCTGCCAGTTTGTTCCTTTCTGGTATTTATACAATTCTAAATCTTCATACACACCAAAGTATTTGGAGAAATTATCTACATCTGTCTGTGATCTCAACCTGGCATATTCATAGTTTGCCAGAACAAATTCATAAGGAGATAATACTTCCAGTTCTCTTGGGAGAGTACGTGCCTGAACAAACCCGTTATAAGAAATGGTTGTTTTAC
This portion of the Chitinophagaceae bacterium genome encodes:
- a CDS encoding TonB-dependent receptor, whose amino-acid sequence is MKNYFFLLMLLMCSTTLFAQTRQIKGKVTDENDAPLFGVSVVVAGSKQGTQTDANGNFKLDAPGTGKVSLVFSFTSYKRVTVVSDGTSEVQVKLEKDVTALEDVVVVGYGTSKRKDLTGTVSSIGGPELSKIPVSSAAEAITGRLPGVQVTTTDGAPGAEIVIRIRGGGSVSQDNSPLYIVDGFPVNSINDIAPADIATIDILKDAATSAIYGARGANGVVIITTKSAKPGKTTISYNGFVQARTLPRELEVLSPYEFVLANYEYARLRSQTDVDNFSKYFGVYEDLELYKYQKGTNWQKELFGKPVFSQQHNLSITGGTTKTKFSFSATNNTDQGLMPGSGYQRNYLNFKLNHDASNSLKFDFTSRFVNTVIDGAGSSGTSSFRIGDAITTRPVNGLADIIELDPTGTDDDYEQFLKSLINPSKLIEQDYRKRLSNTLNMNVALTWAILKDLSFRSEFGLDLGMGQAKRYYGPLTGESRNAGGNLPLGEITNSNTRGYRFTNTLNYKSHIGKHDFSVLGGQEILATGMGFSEFNRAKYFAENIQPENLFANMTLGTPDRHTTTVFAGAKLASFFGRATYQYDSRYLLTLTARADGSTKFAAGKQWGLFPAAAFAWRMSSEEFMEDVKWVDDLKFRLSYGEAGNNRLDNDLFRVLFQPTDNRPIGFGDVAQPYYGYSSSLLPNPLIAWETTITRNAGFDFTLFNSRLSGGLDLYWNTTKDLLVESDIPQITGFSRQQQNVGQTSNKGVELALNAVLIQKKDFQLSANFNIGINKAKIDRLDGVNEKPFMSNWAGTDLKTQDDYRVYVGQTIGLMYGYVTDGMYTTADFDSYNSVTRAYVLKAGVPSIGSFLGGISTRPGVTKIKDLNGDGVITAADRQIIGSALPKHSGGFGLNAVFRNFDFMAQFNWVYGNDIYNTGKISFNQFYRTTYGNMLNTVNSDNRFKYIDAAGNLVTDLTELGKLNANATIWSPFSFGNATPVFHSWAVEDGSFLRLNNVSLGYSLPKKVISRVGMTKLRIYATVYNALLWTKYSGYDPEVSSIRSSSYSQLTPGVDYSSYPKSRNYTLGLNVTF
- a CDS encoding RagB/SusD family nutrient uptake outer membrane protein; this encodes MKKLFIILTIFAGVTLSSCKKFLTADSPSLFTPEYVFGSETDAKKTVNSVYALFNQDAYTSRLSNNFTGNTDVEYGGVAASPDNSRRDIWSFECTPTNADLLTVWNNAYNAINRANECEKGLMEVSLAKDPTNAVYNNLLGETRALRALWYYWLMNHWGDVPFKTTPSRAGDNFYLARTGRDTILTFLINDLIDIEPKMSWAENLDYGIERINREFVIGLIARLSMMRGGYWLYPDMTMKRKDDYLTYIQLANTYAKNLVDQKPRALPEFATVFMNQNKYIKPLNSDILYEVAFHPGFGDVAWNNGIRVDGGTHPYGAGSNYLSFPLTYYHSFDTLDKRLPVTCSLIYFDKDLIQQPAGSGSIAPGKWNRMLVPSSLGPASAKGTGINWSVMRYSDVLLLLAESENEINGPTAVAQSALRKVRQRAFDASQWTDKVENYITSVSSSKQAFFNAIVNERAWEFGGECLRKYDLARWNLFSKKIAETRNALTEMGIAANSGTGAYSQLPDYLYYKRDSTTVSKNIIWFNKFTKPAVAPPIINSPAPGDNPNGYTRLSWTLSMYNSTTAGPAAFILNTWRGYTDNTGSAPLRYILPLHNSVLSSSQGVLQNQYGY